From Mytilus edulis chromosome 8, xbMytEdul2.2, whole genome shotgun sequence, one genomic window encodes:
- the LOC139484746 gene encoding uncharacterized protein — MDREDKRRYFLNGSVYLEVVTPLFQQKLEEHYTSLNFRSLKDFLDTKAVIHILFHLRHRNAWCCTDKANCTNQGSLPLNHHQWKQLYAENPGPGIHNCFCKYTAKSINLVDLDVSLCGLILYNCCNLGQLDQDAVHILRRNKNDYLSHNTTCGITRDEYGPLMDELKTNILQLDQTKEDELIRIQKRPLDDALCNRYVTDLLDNHEMLERIYTRIDHSETHIINTITAQIKELWQTLSSFIYLRFQNGRENLDEQEIEEQAIETIELGQPIFALHHTIDLTSEIGDDLSRVVPAAVMMDDGRIVICLPDLHKLLICNTDGSNIDRIHAQEGPWAITAVDDTTVAVLMLIMRIEIYDINTKHNLKSISVPGMWLGTGITTINNKLVVYAERRLQIIDHQSDKVVQTIDTECGPYRLHGSGDRIFYYNNDNDFNNKLYWYSYTDEQHDTVKLPSQPMCMTTLQDGSLYVVCKDGSVRHVSRDCQQYETVTTEGLKGLKYHWMLYNKKQRKLVTKGDQKTIFNVFYKT, encoded by the exons ATGGATAGAGAAGATAAAAGAAGATACTTTTTGAATGGATCTGTTTACTTAGAGGTTGTTACTCCATTGTTTCAACAAAAGTTAGAAGAGCACTATACAAGCCTAAACTTTAGAAGTTTGAAGGATTTCCTTGATACAAAGGCAGTCATCCACATCTTATTTCACCTACGCCACAGAAATGCATGGTGCTGTACAGATAAAGCAAACTGTACCAACCAAGGATCTCTTCCTCTAAATCATCACCAATGGAAACAATTATATGCTGAAAATCCAGGGCCTGGTATACACAACTGTTTTTGTAAGTACACAGCCAAATCCATCAATCTAGTGGATCTTGATGTGAGTTTGTGTGGTCTTATACTATATAACTGCTGCAACTTGGGACAACTTGATCAAGATGCAGTCCACATCCTCAGACGGAATAAGAATGACTACTTGAGTCATAACACAACTTGTGGTATTACCAGGGATGAGTATGGCCCATTGATGGATGAGCTAAAGACCAATATCCTTCAACTGGACCAGACCAAAGAAGATGAACTGATAAGAATACAGAAAAGACCACTGGATGATGCACTGTGTAACAGATATGTTACAGACCTTTTAGATAACCATGAAATGTTGGAAAGG ATTTACACTAGAATAGATCACAGCGAAACTCATATAATAAATACCATAACTGCTCaaataaag GAATTATGGCAGACTTTGTCTTCCTTTATCTATTTGAGGTTTCAAAACGGTAGAGAAAATTTGGATGAACAAG AAATAGAGGAGCAAGCAATTGAAACCATCGAATTGGGTCAACCTATCTTTGCCCTTCATCATACAATAGATCTGACATCAGAAATTGGTGATGACTTAAGTAGAGTAGTACCTGCTGCAGTGATGATGGATGATGGTAGAATAGTGATATGTTTACCTGATCTACATAAACTATTGATCTGTAATACAGATGGATCAAATATAGACAGAATACATGCACAAGAGGGACCATGGGCAATAACTGCAGTCGACGACACTACAGTAGCTGTTCTGATGCTAATTATGCGTATAGAGATTTATGACATTAACACTAAACACAATCTTAAATCAATATCAGTACCTGGAATGTGGCTTGGCACTGGCATTACAACTATTAACAACAAGTTAGTTGTTTATGCCGAGCGTAGACTACAGATCATAGATCACCAATCAGACAAAGTTGTACAGACAATAGATACTGAATGTGGCCCTTATAGGTTACATGGTTCTGGTGACAGAATATTCTATTATAATAATGATAACGACTTCAACAACAAGTTGTACTGGTACAGTTATACGGATGAACAACATGACACAGTTAAATTGCCGTCACAACCCATGTGCATGACAACACTACAAGATGGCAGTCTGTATGTGGTGTGCAAGGATGGGTCAGTACGACATGTGTCACGTGATTGTCAACAGTATGAAACTGTTACAACAGAGGGACTTAAGGGACTGAAATATCATTGGATGCTTTATAATAAAAAGCAAAGAAAACTGGTCACAAAAGGTGATCAGAAGACAATATTCAACGTCTTCTATAAAacttaa